The genomic DNA CATGGACCATGGAGTGGTGTTTTTTTTTGGAATTTatcttataaattaaaaataatacaCAACTATAAAAAAATTGTGATAAAAAGAAAATCAAATCCAGTATCCGAACAAAATGAATAAATTTCGGTCCgcattttttttaaaagaatacTAGACCTAAAAATTTCTCAAAAGCTATCCTAATAATAATGTGTGAATCAAATactattttttctttttcataaaTATAATTGTTACATTACACACTGATTATCGACAAAGTGAGTAAGAAAAAGGAAttaaaaagtgaaaaaggaatTGTTATATTGTGGTTTGCAGgttattgcgtgagcccgtagggtttacacagtgcgcacccgaagagtagcggctgcgggttacctacgcTAAAAAAAGAATTAAAAGTCAACTCAGCTAAAGTATACAGACTCAAGTCTGCAATGTAGTGACACACTGTAATGACAGGCTGTACAAGTCTGTTTTATAGGTTGATTAATATATCTAGATATAGGCTTATTGTACAAGTAGTGTGAGAACATTCTCTCTTGTAATCTCTCTCTCTAAACTCTCCCTCTAAAATGTAATCTCTCTGAAATATAGATAAATTTTACAGTTAACTTTGtgacatggtatcagagcattacTAGATCCTTACGCATCTGTTTCTATTACAATTTTTTGTCTTCGTCAAACTTGATACACATCGATTTACTGACGATTCGATCTGTTTTTCATCTGAAGATCAAGTATTACTTGTTTCTTCATCGCCTCAACAAATTAATTGAGTTTTATGCATCATAAATCATACCCCGCTGTTGTTTCATCAAATCCAACGCAATTCATGATGAATCAGACTCAATCTACCACTATTGGAACTACTTTTAATACATTTGCGTCAACAACAACTACAATTGATGCTTATCATCCATATTACTTGTAAAGTTCTGATAATCCGGGTGCTGCACTGGTTACTGAGCCTTTAACTGCTCAAAATTACCTGCAATAGAGTCGATTTGTTAGATTAGCTCTCTCTGCAAAAATAAATTAGGAATGATTGACGGATCGGTAGTCAAACCTGTCGAGTTTGATCGTTTTTATGCTTTTTGGCACCGTTGTAATGATATGGTGTTGTCTTGGATGTTAAACTCAATTTCGAGTGATATAAGAGACAATGTTGTGTATTTTGGTACTGCACAAGAAATTTGGGATGATTTGTCAGTTAGATTCTCACAAGGAAATGTGCCACGGATATTTCAACTTAAAAGGGAACTAACAGCTCTTTTTCAAGGCTCAATGTCCATAACTGCTTACTTTACTAAAATGAGAACTCTTATGGATGAGTTGAATGCTCTGTCACTTATACCTAAATGCACATGTCCTCAAAGTAATTGTTCATGTGGTGTCACTGGTAAATTAGAGACATATGAGCAAATCAACAAATTGAGTCAATTCCTTATGGGACTCAATGATGTGTTCACTGGTATTAGAGGCCAACTGCTCATGATGAAGCCATTAACTACACTAAGTCAAGCATACTCACTGTTGTTACAAGAAGAAACTCAAAGAGCTACTTCAATTGGAGTCGTTACTGACAACATAGCAATGAACGTCGCGTTCTCTGGTCAAAGAAACATGCAATTCAATCCAAAGAAATATGATGACTCTTCAGCTGAGATTTGTGAATATTGTCACAATCCTGGTCACTCTCAGACCAAATGCTTCTTTCTCCATGGATATCCAGACTGGCACCGTCTTCATGGTAAACCCAAGCCCAAACTCAGAATTGGAGGAAGTTCTGTCAAAAAGGCAGCTCATGTTAATAGCTCATTGGATGTGCCAGTGAATGACAAACCCAGTGGCAGTGACATCTCTACTAAGAATATATTTTCTGATGCTCAGTATAAACATATTGCAAAGATGATTCAGAATAACGTAAAGAACATTGGCTCATCCTCTTGGAATTCAGGACACTTATCAGGTACAATTTGCAGTGTGTAATCTACTCATAATGCATATAGTGTGCAAACTAAATCTTCGTTAAATTGGATTATAGACTCGGGAGCTACTGATCATATAGTTTTCAATACATCTTATCTTCATAATGTTACACCTCTTACACCTGTTTTACACTTACCTAATGGTACTACAACTCTTATTACTCACATTGGTAATGTAGTGTCAGCTCCTCACTTAGTTCTTAATAAGGTTTTGTGTGTACCTTCCTTCCATTGCAATCTTTTATCTATTTCCAAACTGACTACTGATTCACCTGTATCTGTTTTATTTTCCAATCGAACCTGTTCTCTTCAGGACGCTTCTTTGAACCAGATGATAGAGATTGGTAAGGCAGATGTCGGTCTCTATACTCTCTCTTCTTCTTCCAGTCAAAGTCATCAATGTACCAAA from Apium graveolens cultivar Ventura chromosome 5, ASM990537v1, whole genome shotgun sequence includes the following:
- the LOC141661419 gene encoding uncharacterized protein LOC141661419 → MIDGSVVKPVEFDRFYAFWHRCNDMVLSWMLNSISSDIRDNVVYFGTAQEIWDDLSVRFSQGNVPRIFQLKRELTALFQGSMSITAYFTKMRTLMDELNALSLIPKCTCPQSNCSCGVTGKLETYEQINKLSQFLMGLNDVFTGIRGQLLMMKPLTTLSQAYSLLLQEETQRATSIGVVTDNIAMNVAFSGQRNMQFNPKKYDDSSAEICEYCHNPGHSQTKCFFLHGYPDWHRLHGKPKPKLRIGGSSVKKAAHVNSSLDVPVNDKPSGSDISTKNIFSDAQYKHIAKMIQNNVKNIGSSSWNSGHLSGRFFEPDDRDW